One window of Scheffersomyces stipitis CBS 6054 chromosome 1, whole genome shotgun sequence genomic DNA carries:
- the YBU4 gene encoding Predicted tubulin-tyrosine ligase, whose product MHVLLTNDDGPLDDNSCPYMKYFVDEILTTTDWDLSIVVPNEQRSWIGKAHFAGKTLTTTYIYTRLSTSAPNANINSFEGPFKTSQPQFPQPEWQEWVLVNSTPAACADIGIHHVYSKKKGPIDLVLSGPNFGKNSSNLYILASGTVGAAMEAVTHGVKAIALSYAFNNLDHDFHILKEAAKISVKLIKKLYVQLQTMENVDIFSVNVPLIESLKLGSTKIHYAPILNNYWNSIYAPSDELNEHGQQQYMWNPDFKKVYKDGLADLTHTDSRVLLEEGISVTPLKASFNIVEPFSGEITLDDDESAENSHRFLITIPQEAYVYKPLLPDFSITTDISLLKNIPQDVKVFHYGEYEDIDIDLIGEKPSQYYIPSYIYRKALIRKHFLANTIQHYVAKHPESVLIQNVPQSYQLEVDYAEFLDDALDDAYELRDEIEAGGRTWILKPSMSDKGQGIRLFKTIDRLQEIFNSFEEGDSEDEDEVNETENGVIISQLRHFIVQEYKSRPLLLQNYDNKKFHLRTYVVCKGNLQVFVYKNILTLFAATEYHDPNDDNDEEQVSMDGHLTNTCLQETGNPLVVPFWKLEDTKFSEEQKKKVFDQVLETTKELYTAATSVDKMNFQPMDNAIEIFGIDFLVNEDYTVTLLEVNSYPDFKQTGDDLKGLIYELFDRVVKEVVSPLVTGTQSETTESTLVSVLSQ is encoded by the exons ATGCACGTTCTCTTAACCAACGACGATGGTCCTTTGGACGACAACTCATGTCCATACATGAAGTACTTTGTAGACGAGATCCTCACCACGACTGACTGGGACCTCTCGATTGTTGTACCGAACGAACAGCGGTCATGGATCGGAAAGGCTCATTTCGCTGGAAAGACTCTAACAACTACATACATCTACACCAGGCTTCTGACCAGTGCTCCCAACGCCAATATCAATAGCTTTGAAGGTCCCTTCAAAACTTCTCAACCACAGTTTCCACAGCCGGAATGGCAGGAATGGGTTTTGGTCAACTCGACTCCGGCAGCCTGTGCCGATATCGGAATCCATCATGTCTacagcaagaagaagggcCCCATAGATCTTGTTCTCAGTGGTCCCAACTTCGGCAAGAACTCGAGTAACTTGTATATTTTGGCCAGTGGAACTGTTGGTGCAGCCATGGAGGCTGTGACCCACGGAGTTAAGGCTATTGCCTTGAGCTATGCCTTCAACAACCTCGACCACGACTTCCATATCTTGAAAGAAGCAGCTAAGATCTCggtcaagttgatcaagaagttatACGTTCAATTGCAGACCATGGAAAATGTGGATATCTTTTCTGTTAACGTTCCATTGATCGAATCGCTAAAGTTGGGATCAACTAAAATCCACTATGCTCccatcttgaacaactacTGGAACTCCATCTACGCTCCACTGGACGAGCTAAACGAACATGGACAACAACAGTATATGTGGAATccagacttcaagaaagtgTACAAGGACGGTTTGGCTGATCTTACTCATACTGATAGCAGAGTTCTTTTGGAGGAAGGAATTAGCGTCACACCACTTAAGGCTTCCTTCAACATCGTGGAGCCATTTTCTGGTGAAATTACGTTGGACGATGATGAAAGC GCAGAAAACTC GCATCGCTTCTTGATTACTATCCCCCAAGAAGCGTATGTATACAAGCCATTG TTGCCTGATTTCAGTATTACGACCGATATCTcacttttgaagaatattcCTCAAGACGTGAAGGTATTCCACTACGGTGAATACGAAGATATTGACATTGACCTCATAGGCGAAAAACCGCTGCAGTACTACATACCCTCATACATCTATAGAAAGGCATTGATACGTAAGCATTTCCTTGCCAATACCATCCAGCACTATGTGGCCAAACATCCGGAGTCCGTTCTCATTCAGAATGTCCCACAAAGCTACCAGTTGGAAGTAGATTATGCCGAGTTTCTCGATGATGCCTTGGACGACGCATATGAGTTGCGAGACGAAATTGAAGCCGGTGGAAGGACCTGGATTTTGAAGCCCAGCATGAGTGACAAGGGCCAGGGCATAAGATTGTTTAAAACCATAGACCGGTTGCAAGAAATTTTTAACtcatttgaagaaggcgatagcgaagatgaagacgaagttAATGAAACTGAAAACGGGGTCATCATCTCACAATTGCGTCATTTCATCGTCCAGGAATACAAGTCCCGCCCCTTActtttgcaaaattatgacaacaagaagttccaTTTGAGAACCTACGTCGTTTGCAAAGGTAATCTACAAGTGTTTGTGTACAAGAACATATTAACTCTTTTCGCCGCAACAGAATACCACGACCCCAACGATGACAATGACGAAGAACAGGTATCTATGGATGGACATCTCACCAATACGTGTTTACAAGAGACTGGCAATCCCTTAGTGGTTCCATTCTGGAAGCTAGAGGACACGAAGTTCAGTGaagagcagaagaagaaagtctTTGACCAAGTCCTTGAAACCACAAAAGAATTGTATACGGCTGCCACGAGTGTTGACAAAATGAACTTCCAGCCTATGGATAATGCCATAGAAATATTTGGCATAGACTTCTTGGTCAACGAAGACTACACTGTGACCCTTCTTGAGGTCAACTCATACCCTGATTTCAAGCAGACCGGAGATGACTTGAAGGGCCTTATTTACGAATTGTTTGACAGAGTAGTAAAGGAAGTCGTGAGCCCTCTAGTTACTGGAACACAGTCAGAAACCACGGAAAGTACATTGGTTTCAGTTTTGTCCCAATAG